A genomic region of Verrucomicrobiia bacterium contains the following coding sequences:
- a CDS encoding transposase — translation YANEFAFRWNTRHQTDGTRLKGFGQLIENKRLTYRQVSCVC, via the coding sequence TACGCCAATGAATTCGCTTTCCGCTGGAACACCCGCCATCAAACCGATGGCACCCGCCTGAAAGGGTTTGGCCAGTTGATCGAAAACAAACGGCTCACCTACCGCCAGGTTTCCTGCGTTTGCTAA